In Candidatus Korarchaeota archaeon NZ13-K, the genomic window GGTATGGGGACGTAGCCCCTCAGGACCTTCCCCTGTCCCTCCGTGTTAACATACCTTATGAACTCCCTCACGGCCCACGCCTTGGCTGGGTCAGAGTAACTGATGTAGAACAGCAGGTGACTGAATGAGGTTATCGGGTATGAGCTCTCACCCGGTGCGAAGAGCAAGGCATCTAGGTCCCCGCTGAAGTCCCCGTCTGGGCTCTTCGGTAGAGAGGGAGAAGCAGCAACGACCGCTCTCATAATGGTCGTCTCGTTGGCCTCGACGAACCTTCCATCCCTGTTCCTTATCAGCGCGGTCGGCATGTTGAGCTCCAGGACGTAGTTGAGCTCCAAGTATCCTATGGAGCCGGGGGTCGTTCTGAGCACCTCAGCGACTCCCTGGTTCCCCTTACCACCGACTCCGTTCCCTCTCCTATCGACGGGCCACTCCACGGACTTCCCCACGAGCTCCTCTGGCCAGGCCTCCGGAGCCGCCTTGTGGAGGAACCTAGTGAAGACGTCGGTGGTGCCGCTAGAGTCTGACCTGTGGACTGCTATTATCCTCCTCTCCGGGAGGCTGAGATCGGGGTTGAGTCTTCTCAGCCTCTCATCATTCCAGTACTGTATCTCCCCCATGTAGATTAGCGCCAAAGTCTCCGCGTCGAGCCTCAGCCTGCCGCTCACCTCCGGCAGGTTGTAAGTCACGACAACGGCGCCCAGGACGAAGGGCATCTGGACGAACCTCCCCCTCCAGGACTCCCACTTCTCCCTCGAGATAGGGGGATCGCTCACCGCGAAGTCCACTACCTGGGAGAAGAACTGCTCCTGTCCTGTTCCGCTACCGGTGGGGTTGTAGTTAATCGTGACGTTCGGGTACTTCCTGCTGAAATCATCGATCCAAGCGGCTATCTGCGGGTAGGGGAAAGTGGCCCCTGATCCCAGCAGATTGACCCGCTTCCGCTCAGCTGGAGGCTTCTGCGGTGAAAGGACCGCAGCCATCGCGACCGCGACCACCACCAGGGCCACTAAGGCTGGGAGGTACTTCCTCATGCGGACCACCCTCTCACCATCTTGGGAAATTTTATAAACATATTCTCCTTATTTTCCTTAAAGAAATTACGAATATAGAGATGAATAATCTGGCAGTTAATTAAATAGGTAAATAGATAACATGGAAAACTATATATTGCGACCCCGCGTGGCTGCCTGATGAGCAGGCTATACGTTAGGAACCTCCAGTTAACTGGAAATGCCACCTACATCGTCTCCATTCCGAAGGATTGGGTGAGGAAGCTCGGGCTCGAGAAGG contains:
- the pstS gene encoding phosphate ABC transporter substrate-binding protein PstS, whose translation is MRKYLPALVALVVVAVAMAAVLSPQKPPAERKRVNLLGSGATFPYPQIAAWIDDFSRKYPNVTINYNPTGSGTGQEQFFSQVVDFAVSDPPISREKWESWRGRFVQMPFVLGAVVVTYNLPEVSGRLRLDAETLALIYMGEIQYWNDERLRRLNPDLSLPERRIIAVHRSDSSGTTDVFTRFLHKAAPEAWPEELVGKSVEWPVDRRGNGVGGKGNQGVAEVLRTTPGSIGYLELNYVLELNMPTALIRNRDGRFVEANETTIMRAVVAASPSLPKSPDGDFSGDLDALLFAPGESSYPITSFSHLLFYISYSDPAKAWAVREFIRYVNTEGQGKVLRGYVPIPEEVRQLNLKALELIKGG